In Pseudomonas sp. PDNC002, the DNA window GCCATGCGTGACGCCATCGTCGGCGCGGTGGAGCAGGGCGGCCACGACGGCGTGCTGGTGCTGCACGGCACCGACACCCTGGCTTATAGCGCGGCCGCGCTGTCGTTCCTGCTCCTGGGGCTGGACGTGCCCGTGGTACTCACTGGCTCCATGCAGCCGATGGGTGCGCCGGGCAGCGATGCGCCGGCGAACCTGCTGGGCGCGCTGAAGGCACTGGAAGCCGGTGTCGAGCCAGGTGTCTGGTTGTATTTCAACGGTGCGATGATGCACGGCGCCCGCGTCACCAAGCTGCGCAGCGAGGCCTTCGATGCCTTTGCCGTGTTGCCGCGTGAGCGCAAAGGTGAGCGTGTGCAGTCGCTTCCCTCCGAACTGGATTACCGCCAGCCGCGCCAACCAGTGAACCTCGCGGTGCTGCCGCTGTTCCCCGGCCTGCGCGCCGAGCACCTGCGTGCGCTGCTCGGCAGTGGGGTACAGGCGTTGCTGCTGGAGTGCTACGGCAGCGGTACTGGTCCGTCGGATAACGAGGAACTGCTGGCAGTATTGCGTGAGGCTCACGCTCGCGGCGTGGTGCTGGCTGCGATCAGCCAATGCCCGCAGGGGCACGTGGCGTTCGACGTCTATGCCGCGGGCAGCCGCCTGCGCGATGCGGGCCTGCTTTCCGGCGGTGGCATGACCCGCGAAGCCGCGCTGGGCAAGCTGTTCAGC includes these proteins:
- a CDS encoding asparaginase, translating into MRRVKNLFVLYTGGTIGMLQTAEGLAPAGGFEARMREQLHGHGEIHLDWSFSELQPLLDSANMTQANWLAMRDAIVGAVEQGGHDGVLVLHGTDTLAYSAAALSFLLLGLDVPVVLTGSMQPMGAPGSDAPANLLGALKALEAGVEPGVWLYFNGAMMHGARVTKLRSEAFDAFAVLPRERKGERVQSLPSELDYRQPRQPVNLAVLPLFPGLRAEHLRALLGSGVQALLLECYGSGTGPSDNEELLAVLREAHARGVVLAAISQCPQGHVAFDVYAAGSRLRDAGLLSGGGMTREAALGKLFSLIGSGLAPAETERLFALDLCGERVETK